Proteins co-encoded in one Medicago truncatula cultivar Jemalong A17 chromosome 8, MtrunA17r5.0-ANR, whole genome shotgun sequence genomic window:
- the LOC25501236 gene encoding pentatricopeptide repeat-containing protein At4g21705, mitochondrial: MATPFSTILQKSRNIAATFLLCKPYSSTVRNRRNLFARISPLGDPSISISPILENWVQEGNPLGYKQLQRIIKSLRSSKRFSQALQVSEWMSSKGLCPISAKDHAVQLNLIGKVRGLDSAKSYFQNLSDEDKTEKAYGALLNCYVREGLVDKSLSLMQKIKDLGFISVLNYNNIMCLYLQTEQYEEVFGVLESMKKDGVSPDTFSYRICINSYGTRSDFFNMEKLLEEMELQSHVRSDWATYAMVANYFIKADLKEKALVYLKKCEDKVDKRDTIAYNYLISHYASLGNKKAMMRLWKLQKENCKKQLNREYITMLGSLVKLGDFDEAEKLLAEWEISTNSYDFRVPNILLIGYSKNGLIEKAETMLQSIIEKGKNPIPNSWAIIAAGYVAKENMEKAFQCMKKAVSVQPKNKGWRPKIDVLSSILSWAINNRDIDEVEDFVNSLKNATSMNRDMYLSLIKMFDRSVKEVDKSLDSMRADKIEVDEIWESMKDDKTELD; this comes from the exons ATGGCGACACCATTCTCTACAATCCTTCAAAAGTCTCGTAACATCGCTGCAACTTTTCTACTGTGTAAACCATACTCTTCCACAGTCAGAAACCGTAGAAACCTCTTCGCCAGAATAAGCCCCCTTGGCGACCCTTCAATCAGCATTTCCCCCATTCTCGAAAACTGGGTCCAAGAAGGTAACCCTCTCGGTTACAAACAGCTTCAGCGCATCATCAAATCCCTCCGCTCTAGCAAACGCTTCAGTCAAGCACTCCAG GTTTCTGAATGGATGAGTAGCAAAGGTCTATGCCCAATTTCAGCAAAAGACCATGCCGTGCAACTAAATCTTATTGGTAAAGTTCGTGGACTTGATAGTGCGAAGAGCTATTTCCAGAATTTAAGTGATGAAGATAAAACTGAAAAGGCTTATGGTGCTCTTTTGAATTGTTATGTAAGAGAAGGATTGGTTGATAAGTCACTCTCCCTGATGCAGAAGATCAAGGATCTGGGTTTTATTTCTGTTCTAAATTACAATAATATTATGTGTCTTTACTTGCAAACTGAGCAGTATGAGGAAGTCTTTGGTGTTTTGGAATCGATGAAAAAGGACGGTGTTTCTCCCGACACATTCAGCTATAGGATATGCATAAACTCTTATGGCACAAggtctgatttttttaatatggagAAACTATTGGAAGAAATGGAACTGCAAAGCCACGTCAGATCAGATTGGGCCACATATGCTATGGTGGCTAACTACTTCATCAAAGCAGACCTGAAAGAGAAAGCTTTAGTCTACCTGAAGAAATGTGAGGACAAAGTAGACAAACGCGACACGATTGCATACAACTATCTGATTTCACACTATGCAAGTCTTGGAAACAAAAAAGCCATGATGAGATTATGGAAACTTCAGAAAGAGAACTGTAAGAAGCAACTTAACAGGGAATATATAACCATGTTGGGTTCTTTGGTGAAGCTGGGTGACTTTGACGAAGCTGAAAAACTTCTTGCAGAGTGGGAGATATCTACTAATTCTTATGATTTTAGGGTGCCAAACATCCTTTTGATTGGTTATTCCAAGAATGGATTGATCGAAAAAGCAGAAACAATGCTGCAAAGCATAATTGAGAAAGGGAAGAATCCTATTCCTAACAGTTGGGCTATCATTGCTGCTGGGTATGTTGCCAAAGAGAATATGGAGAAAGCATTTCAATGCATGAAGAAAGCTGTGTCTGTACAACCCAAGAATAAAGGTTGGAGACCAAAAATTGATGTTCTTTCCAGCATTTTGAGTTGGGCTATCAATAACAGAGATATAGATGAAGTAGAAGATTTCGTGAATTCGTTGAAGAATGCAACTTCAATGAATAGGGATATGTATCTGTCCTTGATCAAGATGTTTGATAGATCTGTGAAAGAGGTTGATAAAAGTTTAGACAGTATGAGAGCTGATAAAATAGAGGTTGATGAGATTTGGGAAAGTATGAAAGATGATAAAACGGAGCTTGATTAA
- the LOC25501237 gene encoding choline transporter protein 1 gives MRGPLGAVIGSYTSSDGVTQMGGGIIKHNRKCRDITALVFFIAFWIAMIVNSSFGFNQGNPLRLTYGLDYKGNVCGDKHAHPGLGELEIRYWQNPNQVYQTGLKDSQFKLVNARSICLSECPIPADDSLKWVCDYPEGDIRLSMEDWIKSDYDYYQFLTPDMRNSSLQLQGPCYPVIFPSVNVYWSCQFIARPSNTSLKHWEQMGGVSINEDIVIDKSIHKSINSRSAVLKRYMADIGKAWPVLIVCGGILPLFLSVIWLMMIRHFVAAMPWITVVLFNVLIIAVTMFFYIKAGWIGNDAISPIIGEHDPYINVFGRELTHLRAVTVLMTVVMAVSVLTSIAIVRRILMATSVLKVAAKVIGEVQALIIFPIIPYAILAVFYMIWTSAALHLFSSGQIVQNDCNSNCCTYDLVAKRVNCDRCCGYSIHYTPHIGISILFHLFGCYWATQFFIASSSTVVAGSVASYYWAHGETSHEIPFLSVFSSMKRLMRYSLGSVALGSLIVSFVESIRFLLESLRRKLKVSSHMHSSWIGKAAHQSSQCFLRCIEWTIKSVNRNAYIMIAITGNSFFSASSIATDLIMNNILKIGRLNVIGDVILFLGKLCVSLSSSVFAFLMLDTHKYSSGHNKTSSPLFPVVVCWALGYTVATLFFAVVEMSIDTIVLSFCQDSEEHQGTAQYAPPLLMETLGNQNETNRLTQGSQ, from the exons ATGAGGGGTCCATTAGGTGCAGTGATAGGAAGCTATACATCAAGTGATGGAGTTACTCAAATGGGTGGTGGAATCATTAAGCATAATAGAAAATGTAGAGATATCACTGCTCTTGTTTTCTTTATTGCTTTTTGGATTGCAATGATTGTTAATTCCAGTTTTGGTTTTAACCAAGGAAACCCACTTAG GCTTACTTATGGGCTGGACTACAAAGGTAATGTGTGCGGTGACAAGCATGCACATCCCGGCCTTGGTGAATTGGAGATCAGATATTGGCAGAATCCTAACCAAGTTTATCAGACTGGATTGAAGGATAGCCAATTCAAACTAGTCAATGCTCGTAGCATATGCTTGTCGGAATGCCCTATTCCTGCTGATGATTCTCTTAAATGGGTGTGTGATTATCCTGAAGGAGATATCCGTCTTTCCATGGAAGATTGGATCAAGAGTGACTATGATTATTATCAGTTCCTTACACCTGATATGAGAAACTCCTCTCTTCAACTTCAGGGTCCATGTTATCCTGTTATATTTCCTAGTGTAAATG TTTACTGGAGTTGCCAGTTTATTGCTCGACCATCAAATACATCACTGAAGCATTGGGAGCAGATGGGTGGAGTTAGCATCAATGAAGACATTGTTATTGATAAATCAATTCACAAGTCTATTAATTCTCGATCAGCTGTCTTGAAG AGGTACATGGCTGACATAGGAAAGGCATGGCCTGTGCTGATTGTTTGTGGAGGGATTTTACCTCTTTTTCTGTCTGTGATTTGGCTGATGATGATCCGGCATTTTGTTGCTGCAATGCCGTGGATAACAGTGGTTCTCTTTAATGTTCTAATAATAGCAGTCACAATGTTCTTCTACATAAAAG CTGGATGGATTGGAAATGATGCTATTTCTCCCATCATTGGTGAGCATGATCCTTACATTAATGTATTTGGGAGG GAGTTAACTCATCTACGTGCTGTCACTGTACTTATGACCGTTGTCATGGCTGTTTCCGTTCTCACTTCAATTGCTATTGTACGGCGCATCCTTATGGCAACATCTGTCCTCAAG GTTGCTGCAAAAGTAATTGGAGAAGTTCAAGCACTCATAATTTTTCCAATCATCCCATATGCTATTCTTGCCGTGTTTTACATGATTTGGACTTCAGCTGCTCTCCATTTATTCAGCTCTGGCCAGATTGTTCAGAACGACTGCAACTCTAACTGCTGCACGTATGATCTTGTGGCAAAACGGGTGAACTGTGACCGCTGTTGTGGATATAGCATTCATTACACACCACATATTGGAATTTCCATACTTTTTCACCTATTTGGGTGCTATTGGGCCACACAATTTTTCATAGCAAGCTCCTCAACAGTGGTTGCTGGGTCTGTCGCCTCTTATTACTGGGCCCACGGTGAAACATCT CATGAAATTCCATTTCTGTCAGTCTTTTCCTCCATGAAAAGGCTTATGCGTTACAGTCTCGGATCTGTGGCTCTTGGTTCTCTGATAGTGTCATTTGTAGAATCAATCCGGTTTTTGCTTGAATCTCTTCGTCGCAAACTAAAAGTATCTAGCCATATGCATAGCAGCTGGATAGGCAAGGCTGCACACCAATCTTCTCAATGTTTTCTCAGGTGTATTGAGTGGACAATCAAATCAGTAAATCGAAATGCTTATATCATG ATTGCTATAACTGGCAACAGTTTCTTTAGTGCGTCTTCTATAGCAACAGATTTGATCATGAATAACATTCTAAAGATTGGGCGTCTTAATGTGATCGGAGATGTCATTTTGTTCCTTGGAAAACTGTGTGTCAGCCTCTCAAGTTCCGTGTTTGCATTCCTCATGTTAGACACACACAAGTACAGTTCTGGCCATAACAAGACCTCATCCCCACTCTTCCCTGTTGTG GTATGCTGGGCTCTTGGATATACTGTTGCAACACTATTCTTTGCAGTGGTGGAGATGTCAATTGATACAATAGTTCTCTCATTCTGCCAAGATTCTGAAGAACACCAAGGGACAGCACAGTATGCTCCACCCCTTCTCATGGAAACTCTCGGTAACCAAAACGAGACGAATAGACTTACCCAAGGATCACAATGA